From a single Brassica rapa cultivar Chiifu-401-42 chromosome A01, CAAS_Brap_v3.01, whole genome shotgun sequence genomic region:
- the LOC103849774 gene encoding vegetative cell wall protein gp1 has product MESNKTFWIIILIVTVSTFLTPMVESKSVPLRDSYVARSLLSVSPPSESPSSSPAPGPEVENTIAVPASSPTEIDIDSPSPSPGAPADSISPTNAPTTSSPSPSPEAPANAPATDSPSPSPEVDMDSPSPSSEAPVDSTSPANPPTEMDIISPSPSPEAPEDSASPANPPTEMDIDSPSPSPETPEEIPGAPSGKTLISSATTLLKQTLLSPEIKTICGKTDNPELCESSISPLLTAAIKPDASSVLVLAIQASINATKAVMPTVNKVAAADCQELYDDAVSNLEDAINAVNESDIATVNSNLSAAMTDYGTCNDGFEESGEPNPLADVADKLHKMVSNCLAISTLIK; this is encoded by the coding sequence ATGGAGTCGAATAAAACGTTTTGGATCATCATCCTGATCGTCACGGTTTCTACCTTCCTAACGCCTATGGTGGAGTCCAAATCTGTGCCGCTCAGAGATTCTTATGTCGCGAGGTCTCTGCTCTCTGTCTCTCCACCTTCAGAGTCTCCATCTTCCTCACCAGCTCCAGGTCCGGAAGTTGAAAACACGATCGCTGTCCCAGCGAGTTCTCCTACAGAGATTGATATAGACTCTCCCTCGCCGTCACCAGGGGCTCCTGCTGATTCCATTTCTCCTACTAATGCTCCAACCACGAGCTCTCCCTCGCCGTCACCAGAGGCTCCTGCTAATGCTCCAGCGACGGACTCTCCCTCTCCGTCACCAGAGGTAGATATGGACTCTCCCTCACCGTCATCAGAGGCTCCCGTGGACTCAACTTCCCCTGCTAATCCTCCGACGGAGATGGATATAATCTCTCCATCTCCGTCACCAGAGGCTCCCGAAGATTCAGCTTCCCCTGCTAATCCTCCGACGGAGATGGATATAGACTCTCCATCTCCGTCACCAGAGACCCCCGAAGAAATCCCCGGGGCCCCATCTGGCAAAACACTTATAAGTTCAGCTACAACTCTTCTGAAACAAACATTGTTGTCTCCCGAGATCAAAACCATTTGCGGCAAAACCGATAACCCTGAGCTATGCGAATCTTCCATTAGTCCTCTGTTAACGGCTGCTATAAAACCCGACGCTTCCTCTGTTCTCGTTCTCGCCATTCAAGCTTCCATCAACGCGACGAAGGCGGTGATGCCTACCGTCAACAAAGTAGCCGCAGCGGATTGTCAGGAGCTGTACGATGACGCGGTGTCGAACTTGGAGGACGCGATTAACGCCGTCAATGAAAGTGACATCGCCACCGTTAACAGTAACTTGAGCGCGGCCATGACGGATTACGGCACGTGCAACGACGGGTTTGAGGAGTCTGGTGAGCCTAACCCGTTGGCTGACGTGGCTGATAAGCTTCACAAGATGGTTAGTAATTGTCTGGCTATCTCTACGTTGATCAAGTGA